One Siniperca chuatsi isolate FFG_IHB_CAS linkage group LG5, ASM2008510v1, whole genome shotgun sequence DNA window includes the following coding sequences:
- the adra2b gene encoding alpha-2B adrenergic receptor encodes MASVLDSGCSMELSGWNSSVSSAGASVPCNQSILQLAPYSPEATAAFATAITLMVVFTIVGNIMVIIAVLTSRSLRGPQNLFLVSLAAADILVATLIIPFSLANELLGYWYFKSLWCEIYLALDVLFCTSSIVHLCAISLDRYLSISRVTYGRQRTPKRIKAAIVVVWLISAIISFPPLLSLNKSEAGDLGTERGPQCQLNDERWYILYSTIGSFFAPCLIMILVYIRIYQIAKQRTRCPPGEPRKDGVGCATPSQPPRHVQANGKDDEESTPPSSNKTSNARPPTLAITPSPSLGESPTSQNPISNNLLQPPSPSLAMTPVTTSPDTFPHGPSTPSSVPQSSPAKTKEKGKKGKRQGGKKSDNNNGDSSSTESDMEHSHGGGRGSTSMPGSPTGGGIHSPASVKRYRDMIATSKGARLVPGSKSKTENNPGAARRKAMVNREKRFTFVLAVVIGVFVVCWFPFFFSYSLQAVCPDTCTIPDPLFKFFFWIGYCNSSLNPVIYTIFNKDFRKAFKKILCRSTKGTFF; translated from the coding sequence ATGGCCTCGGTTCTGGACAGCGGCTGCTCCATGGAGCTGAGCGGCTGGAACAGCAGTGTGAGCAGCGCCGGAGCCTCCGTCCCCTGCAACCAGAGCATCCTGCAGCTCGCCCCTTACTCCCCTGAAGCCACGGCGGCCTTCGCCACAGCCATAACCTTGATGGTCGTCTTCACCATCGTGGGTAACATCATGGTCATCATCGCTGTCCTGACCAGCCGGTCCCTCAGAGGTCCGCAGAATCTGTTCTTAGTGTCACTGGCTGCTGCAGACATTTTAGTGGCCACACTCATCATCCCTTTCTCTCTGGCCAATGAACTGCTTGGTTACTGGTACTTCAAGTCTCTGTGGTGTGAGATCTACCTGGCGCTGGATGTGCTGTTCTGCACCTCCTCCATTGTGCACCTGTGCGCCATCTCACTGGACCGCTACCTGTCAATTTCCAGGGTTACTTATGGGCGTCAGCGGACTCCCAAACGAATCAAAGCCGCCATTGTTGTGGTGTGGCTCATCTCTGCCATCATCTCCTTCCCTCCCCTGCTCTCACTGAACAAAAGCGAAGCAGGGGACCTGGGGACTGAGAGAGGACCTCAGTGCCAGCTGAATGATGAGCGCTGGTACATCCTTTACTCCACCATCGGCTCCTTCTTCGCTCCATGCCTCATCATGATCTTGGTCTACATAAGAATATACCAAATTGCCAAGCAGAGAACACGTTGCCCACCAGGAGAGCCCAGGAAGGATGGGGTCGGCTGTGCTACACCAAGTCAGCCTCCTAGACATGTACAAGCCAACGGGAAGGATGATGAAGAAAGCACACCGCCTTCATCGAACAAAACCTCCAATGCCAGACCCCCCACCCTTGCCATCACCCCATCTCCTTCCCTGGGAGAGTCTCCGACCTCCCAGAATCCCATCTCCAATAATCTCCTGCAACCTCCATCCCCTTCTCTAGCCATGACCCCTGTCACAACCTCCCCTGATACCTTTCCCCATGGCCCCTCAACCCCCTCCTCTGTGCCTCAGTCTTCCCCTGCCAAGACTAAAGAGAAGGGGAAGAAGGGCAAACGGCAGGGAGGGAAAAAATCTGACAATAACAATGGTGACAGCTCAAGCACAGAGAGCGATATGGAGCACAGCCATGGAGGAGGCCGAGGCAGCACCAGCATGCCAGGGTCACCGACAGGAGGAGGTATCCACTCCCCGGCCTCAGTCAAGCGCTACCGGGACATGATCGCCACTTCAAAGGGGGCTCGGCTGGTGCCAGGGAGCAAGTCAAAAACAGAGAACAACCCTGGAGCGGCGAGGCGTAAAGCGATGGTCAACAGAGAGAAACGTTTCACTTTTGTTCTGGCAGTGGTCATCGGCGTCTTTGTGGTGTGCTGGTTCCCGTTCTTCTTCTCCTACTCTCTACAGGCAGTGTGCCCAGACACGTGTACCATCCCTGATCCACTCTTTAAGTTTTTCTTCTGGATCGGTTACTGCAACTCCTCTCTGAACCCAGTCATATACACCATCTTCAACAAAGACTTCAGAAAGGCCTTCAAAAAGATTCTTTGCAGAAGCACCAAGGGTACTTTCTTTTAG